gactttaatttatctattaattCAAGTTTTTaggataaatataatttattgacaCATCAAAAATCAATAAATGATCACAACTGTACTAATAatcagaattttattatttagtagGATTATCCTATACCGAATAAGGACTTATTTTGatcaacttttaaaaaaaaatttaagttattttttttaaaagatttaataaaaaataaaaataattttatatttaaaactcatacaaaaaaaatttatttattaatatttagatataactatataaaaatattatttatttatttattatgtgaaaaaaaatctttttaaaaaaaattaaaaaatatgtaaattataacttcaatataaaaatactttttatttatttatcatgtgaaaatatttttttaaagaaaaagatcatttaaaaaagtataaattatagcttctcaaaaaatatattttttattttttaatatttttatttttattactaaaaatttattaaacacattaaaaaaataaaaaaaattattaaatctttttttttatcaacttaatagtatataaataaatactaaattagaacacgttttttaatataaataaatgagTCCATTAAATGAGACTTATTATATCAATCATTTGAATAAAggttatataatatattaccCAATGAAGCATAGCTGAAGTTCAACTCATACGCATGCAATAGCACTAGCTAACAATTTTTGTGgagatataatttattaaagtcAAGGAATAGtagtatatatatgtaataGAAGAACAAATTAAAGATGTCCCAAACGGAAAGAAAAGCTCCCAAAATATACATGTCATGCTCCTAACAGATTGGAACAATCGGCTTCacattttgtttgtcacttagcATCAAGTTGACTACTTTAACGATGATATTTTTACgtaaaaatgatatatattataaatggttaaataatttaattaaatatatttgaaCAAATTCATTCTAACTATATTTGCAAACGGCATAAATCCATTTATCGATTGAAACAAGCTCTTagacaataatttattaaacaaTTCCGCTACGTTATCAATAGTATTTCTGTCAACATCTGtcaacttttatttataattgtgtttaataaaagtatttttgtggatatgtttaataaaaatatattttttatagctATGTTTAATAGAAAtatctttatagatatattttttagaggtgtctctttatatatatatatttaaaatataataattaatcattgTTGACAATAAATTGACAGATAATATGTTGAtaccttatatttttttttattaaattcagTACTACTCTACACTCTTTTGATTTTCACAACACCAAATCTGACACatctttatttattaaacaCAATACTAATTTAttctgttatctctattttttgtgTTATGTGAATGACATTATTATTAGCATGGCAAACAGTTAGTGAAATAGAAAATCAGTAAAAACCAAAAATCTGTTTCTACAGATCATTGATGAGGTTCTTAAGTTTTActcttttgaatttcttgatgtATAGTCTTAATAATTCTTCCGTAtcaaattgttaaaaaaatttatgtatttcttGTCTACAAAAATCAGAAATAGACATATGATTGGTTACTCTAAAATCCGCTTACACCAACAATTTTGGAATCAGAATcagtaaaataagataatttttttgcaAATCTCTCCACACTCAAACCGCTAAAGTTCCAAATATCGGGTCACCAACAAAAGATTCCATCAAAACTAGTAATAAAAATACGAATAACGGCCTAAAAGTAATTTAATATATACAGGTGACTCATACAGTCATTGGTACGCAATTCATTCAATTTTACTTTGAATACTCACATACTCTTACTTACTtgagcattaaaaatttctttgcAGATATCCAACAATACCTCTGTTACTGAAAGACAACGTTTCACATTTCTATTCTAAGAAAAACTAACTCGAGCGACAGCAAAACGAACTATACATTGGAATATCCACATTTACACATAAATAacacatattttaattaaataaaaattttattttttataataaaagattatagatttatttattttttctaaatatataaaaagaatacaATTCATTTAAAAGTACAAAATGATATtgttctagaaaaccctagattcATATGAATGTGAATTATGATATAAGTGTATACGTGTTAAGGGTCGGTATGATTGACATAAGAGAATAGTTGAATTTGGATATACATGCAACCCAATGGAAACACAGAAAAATGTGTCCATGTGGGATGTGGGTCCCACCTATGTCCCCCTTCACTTTGTAGGAAGAATAATCAGGTAGTGAACCTTGTTGTTGCAATCCACAATTCACATGCTACCTAATAAACATAGAAAGCCAAAGAAAGATTGATCATATATATTGTAACACACTACACTATAATTGGAATTCCTTGATCACCCCGCAAATTTCAATTGCACATGGCTCATGCAATCACTTAGTTTTTAATTACTACAAAAATGGAAATCTGTGTTTGTAGCCGAAGAACAAACAGTGTGTGTATACTCTAATAATAGTTATAGGTTTAGATATACTTGAAGTTCTTAAAAAGGAAGGCCTTATTATTAATTAGGtttgatgatttgattttgatgtaTAATAACTCCTCTtctctattctttctttttttattattgtttggttAGTCATTTAAAAATCTAGAGAGAAATATAAAGGATTTGGTTACGAAATTATTTATCTTAGAAATTTAAGTTGATAGAAAgaaatatatgaaaaatttctttttgttaagtttgcataaattttattattttttttatctattttatgttttttttttgagaaaacaataataaaattccAAATATTtagattataaaattatttctaccaaaattttaataaattgataGGAAGagacatataaataattatatctctaatagatataataataattagaacaaagataatgaaataaaatagtTCCTAATTAATATGTTACTACATATGCAATTACAATTCATATTAGTTAAATTctcatttctttaattttacttATAAAAGGTCTACaaagttttttttaatctttagtATCTAATGCATGTAAATGTAATCAAATTTGAGTTAGTTTAGtgattagtttaaatttttagataattcaatacaatatCTACCAAACATCAGGCCAGAGGAGACCAAAGATTCCCAATGAATGTCAATGATTTTTAATGAGTGATTATCTTATTcgtttactaaaataaatattaaaaatttaaaatctcatTTGTANNNNNNNNNNNNNNNNNNNNNNNNNNNNNNNNNNNNNNNNNNNNNNNNNNNNNNNNNNNNNNNNNNNNNNNNNNNNNNNNNNNNNNNNNTAAAATTTATAtggtaaattattttttaatttgtcagATCTAGTGATATTGCAAAAAAATATATGCATATTTAGACATTACTATATATGTGTGTGAAATTAATCATCGAGAATAATTATCTTCTCAATGTTTGAGCTTGAGTCAATCAttgttgataaaaaattaaaaatagattaaTGATACATTAACATACAGATCAAATTATGAGTCCCATAACCATAAGCTAGGAACAAATAAAGTAGGGTTTTATTAGTGTAGAGATCGAGAATATACTATTGGATGGAATAATGAGTAGATATGCaggctgattttttttatatggaagAAATATTGTTGTgttcattattatatatataagaatatatGAAGCTACTTGGCAAGCCATGAACCTAATATCATTGTTGTGTTCCTTGTCATGTTCCATGGAATTGAAGTATTCATGCCACGCACACACATGCACATGCATGATGTCACATaaaattggcaaatttttatCAATTCAAACAATCGTCAAACTCTATAACTAACCCAATAAGCATTGCATATAAATTTGGGTATCTTCTTTCATGATAAACTTTTACCAGATTCTgacattttcctttttggtttaGCAACTGTCCTCATCAAGATTAAAGGAAATAACCGCATGGGTTAATGGACTTTCATAATATCAAACTCCAAAGACAACAAAATTTCATATCTGAGCGTAAGTTGAAGTATCCAAACTGTTCCAAGTGTAGATATctattataatgaagatatgagttggcacaaataataaaaataatttataatatatacattTTATAAGGGCACAAgttttacttgtttttcttcttcaatgattaataagaataaatatatataaaaaattagttttcaattaaataacatagtctaattttttattgtaaaatcatatattttttattttaatttttttaaNNNNNNNNNNNNNNNNNNNNNNNNNNNNNNNNNNNNNNNNNNNNNNNNNNNNNNNNNNNNNNNNNNNNNNNNNNNNNNNNNNNNNNNNNNNNNNNNNNNNNNNNNNNNNNNNNNNNNNNNNNNNNNNNNNNNNNNNNNNNNNNNNNNNNNNNNNNNNNNNNNNNNNNNNNNNNNNNNNNNNNNNNNNNNNNNNNNNNNNNNNNNNNNNNNNNNNNNNNNNNNNNNNNNNNNNNNNNNNaaataattaatataatatataaaatcatGTCATACACTTCATCAATCAATTGTCATACAAACCACAGTTAGTTGTTTGTATACATAGGACAACCCAATACTCCTCTCAACTAACAATATCTTATAGTTATTATACCCTCTAGAGCATTTTAAAgctcaaaaattaaataaaaaaaaaacaaaatcatatATATGATGATGATACCTAATTCTTAACCAAAAACACAAACCTTAATTTCAAACCAACAACATTATTTTTTTCCCttgattaaataataataataataataattagataGACATGATGCTACTACTCTTCATTATTGGTTAAGTTGAAATTGATGAACcacatgatgatgatgattatgttgCTTGAACAAGTGGTGATGAAGCTGGAATTGGTGAATGTGGAGACAAAATGTGAGGTGACATAACAGTTTCATGATGATCCAACAATCTTGATGAAGAGAAACTTAACCTAAGATTCTGTTGCCAACGTTTTTTCACTTCAACAACgttgttgtttttctttgccctattattattattctttgttgttttctctttccCAATCACAAATGCTCTTATTCTATTCAGTGCAACTTCAACCGTTTCATCATCCATGTTTGCaaaacaaaccctaaaccaaccTGGTTCCAAGCAATTGAAAGATGATCCCGGAGAAACATTGAGTTTCACTTCGTTGATAATCACGCGCCATAGCGCCATTTCGGCTTCAAAGCTTTGTTCTTTCAACAATGAACTCAGATTCATCCAATAGAATAATCCGGCATTGCTCGGAAACCTTTTGATGTTAACTTCTTCTAGCCCCTTTGAGAAGTACTCGTGCCGTTTCGCCAGTCTTCTAGAACTTTCCTTAAGAAAATTATCCACAAATTCGTCGTCTGAAAGCATTGCGGCCAGCATATGTTGAGTCTGGGAAGAGACTAATCCAAAACTCGACATTTTGCGACCGCAATTTACGACTATATCGTTGTACGAATAAACTATCCCAACCCTAAATCCGGGGAATCCCATGTCCTTGGATAGGCTATAAACTATGTGAATAAGTTCTTTTTTGCATGATGAGTCATCCATTTCTTCAATGATTTCGGCAACACTTACAAACCGTGGGGAATCGAAAACCGTGGCTGAATAGATTTCATCACACACCAAATGTATGTTGTTATCATTGGTGAAATTCACTAGGCTCTTCAATGTGTCACGGTCTAAAGATGTTCCCAAAGGGTTTGAAGGGTTTGTTATGATCAAACCCTTCACATTGATGTTATCATCTTTGGCTTTTTTGTATGATGATTCAAGAGCTTCTCTTGtgatcttgaaattgttggAGCTATCACAATGAACCGGAATCAACCGTAATCCGGTTCGCCAACACAAATCCCGCGGATATCTgtaattaaatatcaaaatattttaatatcagtAATGTTAGagagacaataaaaaaatattttgttaaatatattaaaaaaattaatcttatcattcttttatttattatttaatcatGAACATTGCGTGATGAAACATTGGTGATGATAGGATAtagtataaattaatttttgctaCTTCTTATTCGTGTCATGTATCATGATATCATGCCTAATTACTCAACTAATTTAGTCAAATCTGTAAACAAATTAGTCAACGTTTATGCGAAGATGGGCCCCACTGAAAGATTTGTAAGAGGAAGGAGAGGTAATTGAACTTTCTGCATatagttataaaaattaataattaaattaaattaaattaaaatagaataataattatttggAAAACATTACCAAAAAAGTTGAACATACATGATtgtgtttattaattattatcactATTAAATATGATAATAACTTCGCTATCAATGTGTGAAGAAACTtgtcattaataaaataattaaataatatgaattttttttttccaaaatatacAGCTGTGTGTGTAAAATTATTTGGTTATGTGATGACGTTCCTGTTGAAAATATAAGGTGACCGTACAATGACGTTTTCATACGGTTTCAGTTTttcaaaatatgaaagaaaTAAAGACAGAATAATATATAACATGGTTACTATCGAATTTGTTTTGAGTAATGAAGTGTCTAATTAACTTGGATTAACACATGTTGACTAATGAAACATGCTCGTTGACTAATANNNattaaaaataactaaaatactgatatattaatatacttaaattttttttaaaattattattattattattactattaatttGGTGGTAGGTAGGTCTAATATATTTCAGAATGAGATTGATTGACCTAACTTATTTAGTCATGTTTGAAGttaatattcttttaaattttaaatcctaaattttaggGTTGACACATCATAACCTAGTTAGGAAAAAAGTAAGTTCATGTAGTAATTAATAACAACATTAGAACTCTTAATAAATTAAGCAACCGAAAAAGATTaattaagaagaagaatggaagtTTAAATAATGAGCCAATTATTTTAGTGATTTCTAGTTTGACATGCATGATTTTGATTGATACGAACGGAAGCTTTAATATTATCCAATTTGGTGTTTGCGAGTTgcaatgacaaaaaaataataaataaataaagaaacacGTCTCATAGATTTTCATCACTGAAATTTCAAACGTGGCACCATAGAATAACatcataataatataataataataataatcagctaaaattctaaattaataatCTTCTACAGTATTCTAATGGAATCAAAACCATATACTACTCTTAGGAACTTTATTTTGGTAACGTATTCAAGATTACTTTTCGTACCGGTCTATATGCTGGATTTATTTTCgtaaacaaattaaaaccatttctttcttttaatttttagcaTGATTCTTAACCATAGAACTAGTTAACACGTTTAGTAGAAATAAAAATCTTGCTTTTATAAATTAAAGTGTATGTTGAGAATATTATAGTAAGTTTAGATATTGTTacaaaatgttttaaaaaatataatcttaGTTTTATAAATTGAGTAGATGATTTTTTacgttattaatataaaaaataatttttttacgttAACAGTACATTAGAATTAAACTCTtatgaattatataaaaaatattaaaattaacagatAAAATTATTCGACTCTAAAATTAAACCgtaaatttttacaaatttatcGATTTAATTTCGGAGTCGAATTTTACTATTTAAATTTACCTAAACTATCCAGAATCAAAACCCAGTATATGGTTATTAAACTTTATATATGGGTGCTTTTTTCCTTTCCACTTTAAACATTTGATGTAGTAGTGACATAGTAACGTTCATTGAATGATAAATGaaatgaaatatataaaaaaatgtatgaaaaagaaagagggTACATACGCTGCATAATAAGGGGTAGGAACAAGAAAAGCATCTCCAGGATCAGCTAAGCAGAACATGATTAATTCATTTGCACCTGTTGCCCCTCCACTCATCAATATACGGTTTGGATCAAACTTGACCCTACCACCTCTCACTTTTGACATAAACTTTGCCACAGCCTGAACAcattaatatcatttttaattcttaattaattagcaaatccaattcattattatatattatcaacattataataattaataaaaatttaattactctCTTGATCggtatctataattttattaaatttttaattaaatttttatgtatttttttcgattgaatctttatatcatatcagattttgtaattaaatcattaatgtgacaaaaatattaaaattaatggaATATTTCGTTAAACAAAACGAATATACCTAATATTTGATTGAATATTCTATAtagtttaacagaatattctattaattctaACGTTGTTATCACAATAAAGACTTAGTACAAAATTTAATATAGTATAAgaatctaataaaaaattcagtAAAATTATAGAGACCGATGACagaacaataaaattattatttgtgaattaattatcaattattatccttttttttttccttacacTTGTGAACTGTGGTAATCCATGATAGTCTTGAAAGTTGGCAATATCTCTGAATTGATGAAGTCCTTCAGGAGTGCAAATGGAAGCCTTGGGATTCTTCTTTAACCACTCTTCAATGAGATCAAAGCATagctaaacaaaaaaaaggaacatatataaaataaataatgttttaattttacaatatatatatatatatatatatgaccataaaacaaaaaaaaataattatcaaatatATATCTGTAATAATTCACATTATCTTGTGAAACAATGATTAATATAAATACATGCAATATAATTAAGCTaattatgtataaaaattatGTACCTGGTTTTCAGCAAGACCCATTTGAATAACACCTTGAGGGTTTTTTGTAGGGTGATATGGATCTCTATCATAAGCTTTCCATCCATCAAAGTAAGGAGAGTTCTCTCCATGTTTCTCATTTGTTGCAATCTTTGATAGAAGCTCATAGCTCTTAGAACTCAAACCCACCATGTTGAGTGTTAAGTTATtggaattaaaatgaaaaatctaaggtttataatataataatataaggtATAATTAAGGTGATCACACACTAGTATTTTATGAGTAGCTAGATAGTATGTAGTAGCAAAAGGCTTTTATGTGTGTGTGTGGAATTTGTTATTAGAGCTTAGAAAACATGCAAGAGTGTAAGGAAAATGGAAGAGAATGTGTGATATTtataggaagagaataatggATATGTGGGTTTatattgaaataataaaaaaaataaactagttAGAAGCTTGAAGGAGGAAAAGTCTATATCGAACTTCAAAACTTATGAAGAccgagaagaaataaaaaagaaggaatATTAATAAGCATGATGATGTGTACTTGTGTTGGTCAAATGCAAATTGCTTGCGTGTATTCGCATGAGTCTCATCACGTGTAGAAAGAGCGCTAAAATTAtcgaaagaaaataaattaaattaattattaatatatttatgtataaatatatattatttattttatttttaaggtatatttatattttaatttataaagtaCGGATATTTTTTGATCATTTTGGATACAATACTTATCGACAGTCGTTTGATACGTGTATTTTTTATGTCTAActatatcttaataaaaaaaatattttttttgaacatATTTAAACACACCTAAATAGTAAATACNcgtacataaaaaattttaatttatattttatattagtgtctaattttagtgattaatttgAATGCACAtctaacataattaattaattatatatatcaatgaatattaataaattaaaaaatggaaattaaaaaatatataggaTCAATTTCCATTGATGAAATAATAATTCTTCTCTTgtccaatatttttatttttatttcttattatttattaacaattaacTTACTTTTTGTGTTAGTAATAATGTTACTATAATAAAAGTAGCAATATATGTAGTATGCGTGTGTTAggtattttaatttgtgtattcaacaaaacatgcatgaaaaatatataGGAGGCATTATTGTTCTGccaaaatttctttaaaaaaatacatgtgCTTTTAAGAGATTAGGGAAAATGCTACCATAAAAGGAcactaaaaaagaaaagatagatAAAGAAATTCATATATGATGATTGACTATTCATTATTCATTATTCAAGTAGTTGATGTAAGAGTTAACTATTATACCTAATTGGATAATTTATAGCTTTAGAAAACTTATATTGTTTTAAATCATCATTTATAACctattttgttaaataaatacTATTAATCAGTCCTTTAAgcattttaaaagttttaataaataaCGCATTGGTGAAGCATAACTATAGTTGTATCTTGTctatatttgtattaaaaaataaatttaaacttaaTTCAATAAATacttctttcattttttatataatccATGCAAATTGTTCTAAATTTGTAAGCAAATTGTCCTTAGTTACTTGTTAACCAAATATTCATTTTCAGAAAATCATTACAAATATATATACCTAgaaattttcttttccttttatggatcagtttaattttgatttcaCTTTTTGTCGTTGATGGTAATGTCAAAAGAAATAATAGGCAAAATTATGAATGGTTTACAGACGATGAACTATATCTTTTataattgtgaacaatactatttagtagtttttgttatatatttttcataagAGTAAgtataagaaattaatttttaatattagtaaattttttattataattttttaaatttttcaaaaattttagaatttacggttagaatttaaaatttaaatttagacttcaaattttagaatatatcatttaaataaaaaataaaaaattaaaaaattactattttattagtTGAAAAATTTAGTTCTCCAATTAAACCTGTGTATGTAGAA
This sequence is a window from Arachis duranensis cultivar V14167 chromosome 2, aradu.V14167.gnm2.J7QH, whole genome shotgun sequence. Protein-coding genes within it:
- the LOC107472766 gene encoding 1-aminocyclopropane-1-carboxylate synthase-like translates to MVGLSSKSYELLSKIATNEKHGENSPYFDGWKAYDRDPYHPTKNPQGVIQMGLAENQLCFDLIEEWLKKNPKASICTPEGLHQFRDIANFQDYHGLPQFTSAVAKFMSKVRGGRVKFDPNRILMSGGATGANELIMFCLADPGDAFLVPTPYYAAYPRDLCWRTGLRLIPVHCDSSNNFKITREALESSYKKAKDDNINVKGLIITNPSNPLGTSLDRDTLKSLVNFTNDNNIHLVCDEIYSATVFDSPRFVSVAEIIEEMDDSSCKKELIHIVYSLSKDMGFPGFRVGIVYSYNDIVVNCGRKMSSFGLVSSQTQHMLAAMLSDDEFVDNFLKESSRRLAKRHEYFSKGLEEVNIKRFPSNAGLFYWMNLSSLLKEQSFEAEMALWRVIINEVKLNVSPGSSFNCLEPGWFRVCFANMDDETVEVALNRIRAFVIGKEKTTKNNNNRAKKNNNVVEVKKRWQQNLRLSFSSSRLLDHHETVMSPHILSPHSPIPASSPLVQAT